TCTGGCTAATATCTTGTAGCATGCCATCCATCATCTGCGTTTGACCAATTCGCATTGTTGGATCTAGGTAGTTTTCAGGGTAATACAGTAATTGAGAGCACCCCGCCCAAGTACTGTATCTCGCATTATATTTGTCCCAATTTATAAAAAATGGTTGGCCTATTACACCACTTTCCGTTTTTCCCTCTAGACCATTGAGTGCCCGATAGATATACAATTGTAACGATGCAATCGTTTCTGCAATTCTCGATGTTGTCACTGTAGCTGAAACTTGATTATCAATTAATAAGTAATAATAAACATCATCACGAGTTAGTAACGAAATTGGAGCCACTTTTAAACGATAATATGTGCTTAATGCACTTCCCCACTGTTCATCTAATTGATGATAAACCGTTTCATTATCGAATTGATTCAAAGCACCTTGAATAAGGTAGCGTTGTACAGACCAAGTAGAGTAGTCTTTATTAGGATCATAAGATAATTCGAGAAGCTGAACTAAACCATCAGGTGTGATATTGAGTTGTTTTGATACATTAAGTAATTGTATCGCTATTGAAACTTGATCCCAGTGCCCCAAATAGGTTCGTTCTTGTAATGCTAAAGTGGCATCCTCACTGTGTCGAACTCCAACCTGCCTAGCGAGCATCATTGCTTGCCCAACTTTTGCCACATCCTCTTGTAAACTATTCGCTAAGATCTCAGCGGATAATTGTTGATGATTTAATGCGGTAAGCACATCATTTGAGAACTTATCAGAACCGTTAACCCATTGATGAAACTGTGTTAATTGTAATAGTATTTCGGCCGTTAGCCCTAATTCTGACAAATTCGATATCAATAATGATGGTTTTTTAATAACCAACTCTAACTCTTCTTCACTTATGTAAATCTGATTAATAATAATGGCCAACTGCGCTAACGTTTGTGTAAATGCAATAACATCAACCCGCTCAGCATCTGTCAGGTATTGTTTTTGAATTAATTGCCAGAATTTATCTGTTGTTTGTCCATTGGGCTTTATCTGGTTAACCCAGTGCAAGCATAATTCGGAAATATAATTAGAACTTAAAGATAATGTTGAGACAAAAAATGGTGCCATCCATATGACAAGCGCCTCCCCCTGTAAATTAGGTGCAGCACCAATGCCATTTAATAAGGTTTGCTGTAAATCATCGAGAGCGGGAGTCCAAACTGTACTCGTGGTATCGCCTACCATAATAAATAACTGATAAACGTTCCAATTTTGCCCCGCTAGCCATAACGTGATTTTCGATACATATTGTATAATTTCATGTAATTGCTCATTGTCGAGCGCATAGAGTGGCACTTCCCGATAAGCAGATAACTGCAATACAATCTCGAGTTCATTAATCGTTAATGAATGAGCACGTGCAAGCAACACGATTCGGTATAAGTCTGATAGATTTTCCCTGGTATTACTAAACGCATCAGAGCCATCTCTACTCCCCATTTGATGAAGTAACCATAAGCCCGCATCATCAACTTTAAAACTGCGTTTTAATACTGACCGATGAAAGCTTTCGCTATGGAATAGCTTATCTGGATGGACTGTCATTAATTGCCCATCAAGTTCAAATCGTTTCCCATCAAGTAATGGCGTATTAAATAAAAGATCAAACTGACTAGTTTGCAATGAGGTTGAATTTACGCCAATCATCGCATTCGTCAAAATTAAGGCTTCTGACAGTGTTAAAGTATTTTGCAGCAAAAATATTTTGGCATTCGCAATTTGGTAAATAATATTGGGAGTTAGTCTATCAATGGGTAAATCTGTATTAAGAACCAAGATTGCCATGTCTTGTAGCGTTAATTCTGTCGCCCTAAATAACCTAACCATTTTATTTAAATAGAGAAGAAATAATGCAGTATAGTTACCATCATCACCTATTTCAGAAAAACCACAGCTTAGACGCGTCATGTCTATTAAGGCTGCAATTTCATCTGTGGAGGCTTGATAATAGCGAGACAACTGAGCAATAGATGACAAATCAGACTCACTGATGCCCTCAAAATTGTTATCGTAAAGAGCAATAATTTCTTTTTCGTCTTCAGTGATTTCTTCAGTCAAAATGGCAAAACCTTCTGGAGGAAGATTTAAACTAAGGGCAGTTAATTTTTGCGCTGTTAATAGCTGATTTAAAAATGGGGAACTTTTGATTGCTTTTAAATGGGGATCTTGCTGAAGTATTCCTAGGCGAACAGTATTATAAGCGTGGTGATAAGGTAAATCTCCTCCTTGCCGACAAGATGATAATTTTTCTTCAATTTTATCAGGTGGTTCAACCATAATACATGAAATTGCATGAACCAGTATTTCATTTGCATACACGAGTGTAGAAGTTTCAATGTCCATATTATCTTGAGATAACAATATATTACTTATATCTGGCCGCCTGTTCCCCAAACTGTACACGGACTCTATATCATGAATGGGCAGCGCTTCACGATAAAGCTCAGTTAAATAAGCTGCGGGAGAAAATATAGAAGAAACAGAGCCCTCAGAAACAAAATTACTAGACCGCTCAGGAAATGTATCAATATAACTGTATTTTTCAATGATTGAGTTTGCATTCAATGATAACAAAGCGGATGTTTGAGGGTTAATACGTGATAATAGTTGTGACTCAAATAGCCTGTTTTCATTATATTTTTTCTGTGCTAGCTCATATAATTTTACGATCTCATTTCTATTTAAAATATGGCTGAATTGCTCATGTAACTGCTCTTGGGACATTAGCATTATCTCTGCTAATGACAAGGACTCCGGACATATTTTATTAACTTTATTTGAAATCATCTCAAATGATGGCATTAAACGCTCCTTACTCAGTACGGTTTCATAGTCTCAATATATAGAAAATCAATAAGACACTACTTTAATAACCACCAAGTAGGTAACACTCTTATGATCTATTAAATTACTTCTAATTTAATTTCATAAGGAAAATAATAAATTATTTTTTTTAATGCACATACATATTAAATAGAATAGCAATGTATATTATTTCAATATAAATAATCCAAAAAAATAGGGGGTGACTAACACCCCCTTAAATAGCGAATCATGAAAATGAAAGTAAATATTACTTACAATGAAAATATAACTCAAAACAATTTAATAAACAATCATAAAAATATAATTATCAAGTAGAACAACATAATCAACAATCAAAAACACAATTAAATATATTGATTCAATATAGATAATATATAAATCTCACCTCTTAGCACATTAATATAAGTTGGAAGTAATTATAATCAATAAAAATCAGATACTTAAACTAAATTATTTCATTGTAAAAATACAGTAACAAAACAGCCAAGCAGATAGCTGGGCCGAAAGGTATATGATATTTCTCATCTATTTTATAATAGACTGCGTACTTTCCTCTATCAGGTACATAATTAAAACATTTAACTGTAAAAAATATCAATAATCCAAATAGTGCAGAAAACAAAATTAACCAATGTATTTGTACAACACCTATAAATGATGCACATGCAGAAAATAATTTAGCATCCCCATCTCCCATTCCCTCTTTGCCAGTTGCCCACTTAAATAATTTCATGACACTTTTAATCAATAGCCAAATAATAATGCAGCCTAAAACTGCATGGGTTGGAGAAACGCTTGTCCAATTCATAACTGAGCCAAGTAAACCCAGCCAAATCAACAAATAATTAAGTTCGTCGGGAATAATATACCACTTTAAGTCAATAAAAATGATAGCATAACAAATACTAAATAGTCCTAAGAACAAAATTAACGGCATGAGTGCACAGCTTGGATAAAAAGCCCAAATAAGACCCGAAAAAATAACACCAAAAATAAACTCAGAGAATGGATATACTTTTGATATTTTGTTGTAACAATGCCTGCACTTTCCACTTAAAATAAACCAACTAATAATAGGTATATTGTCACGTTTATAAACCTTGTTTTTACAATGAGGGCAATGTGACGAAGGAAAACTTAGTGTCATGGTTTCACTCTCACCACAATTAAAAACCATGACGGGTAAACGATAAATGACGACATTAATAAAACTACCCACACAGCACCCTACCATAAGGGCCAAAATAGTATAAAAATAATGAATAAAATTATACATACTAATTACATATATCTAAAACAGAGCCATCCCGTCTATACTGATCTTCATCGATATAAACATTATTATACGCATTGATACTACCTCTAAAGTAAGTCTGTACATAATTTTTATAACCAAATTCGTGAAGATTATTTTCAATCAAATCAAGGTTCGCATAAATAAAATCGACTTTTCTTAGATTAAGGTCATAACCCGGAAATTTCTCACCTCTTTCGATACCATGAAATAGACTTGGAAAGTTGACATTTAAAGCCCCAAAGGCATCTCTAGCAACTCGATATTGTTTAGAGTAATTGGTATTTTCGACAAGATTCCTAATGTCTGGGATCCGACTCCAATTTGCTGCTAATGTATATTTTTCACCTAAAGACATACTTACTTTTGCACTTAGGTTTGCTAAATACTGAACATGCAGATCAGGGTCAACAGCGGTAGAATAATTTCCACCATTTTCTTTATCCCAACCAGACATTTCTACGTTACTGAGCTCTAATATCGGTGGATCCATTGATTTCGGATTGTAGCCAGATTTAGCAGTCCAAGTAAATGCAACAAAAGCAGTTATATTTGAGATTTCAGGTCTAGGCGGTGAGTTTTTATCCTCAACTTTTATCTTCAAACTTTTTATAGAACGCGTTGGCAACCAAATAATTTCATCCGGTTGCCTCACGCCGTACTCTCCGAATTGTACGCCTGGTCTATACTTAATAATATAAAAGTAACGTGATTTTAGATATTCTACTTGGCTATAATAAGGCTCAAATTTCCTTTTATGATCTAATTTACTAGTACCTCCTAATCCAGCATCCGCAACACTCATTCCATTCATAAATCGAGCACTTAGTGGAAATTGTGAAACAGAATGGCCTGATGACCCATCACCAAAGCTAGGTTTTCCTGGCCAATTAACTTCAGTGTCGCCAAAAAAGCTTGCAAATTTTAAGGGCACCCCTCTTTCTTTTTCTGTCCAATAAATAGCTTCGATTGTCACTAAAACTCGATTCTTGTATATTGATGTTATACCAAAATCTCTGAGTGTCGAAATTACGATAGGTAATGGTGTTGAAGAGTTTGCACAGACCATAGCCGCCGGGTTGGTTGGCCCAGAGCCATCGATATATTTAATGCCTTTTGTTGATGCACCAATCGCAATCGACGGAAGTAATAACATAGTTAAATATAATTTTTTAAATTTCATCTTATATACCTATTACATTTGCGACATTTTTGATAGTTGATCGGATAGCGAAAATAAAGCAATAAAGATCCAAATGACGCAACCACCCAATATTAATGTTGATAATGACTTCAAAAGTGCCGCTAACTTATCCATCTTATCATTAATATTGACTTTAGATTTTTCTGATACTGATGTTAAAACCTCATGAAATGAAGGTAGTGCTGAATATAAACTAATATTTAATAATTCGTGAACATTTAATAATCCTGTATTGAGCGCATCTCCATAATTCATTCCTTTAGCCATATTGATTTGCATAATTTTAATATGAAACTTTAACCACCGATTTGCATTTAAACTCAATATAGTTAAAGCATCATTAATCGGTATTTTGTTTTTAAGCATGCCAGATAGACTATTCAAAACAATGGAAGCATTTAGTTGTTTAAATGTTGAAAATGGGATGATCTTATCAACAAATTTATCACGAATTAAACCTGTTAAATTCGCCATGATGATACGAACAATCACGGTCACTATGATTAAAAAAATAAGCATATATATCCATAATCCATCATATAATGCTAATCCAAACTTATACAGAGAGCTAGTGACTGCAGGCCAACGACTTACGGGCAAAACACGCTCAAAAGCTGGGAAAACTTTCAATGAATACCCTGCAATAACAATCAATGATAAAACAAGCATAATCATTGGAAATGTCATCGATTTAATGACTTTGGCCATTAATTGATCTTTATATTTGATAACGTCAATAATACTCGTAAAGCCATTTGCCAATGCTCCACTTTTTTCTGCGGCATAAATTAAACTCAATTCATTTTTAGGCACCATACCATCAAAAACGGAAGCGATAGATTCCTTATTTGCCATTTTATCTAATAGGAAGTTCAATTTTTTCAAAAACCCTTTTCCAATGACCGTTCCTCCTTCTTTTTTTAATTTTATAATCGAGTCATATAGTGGAAGATTAGAATTAATCATATCTGCACAAAATTGATATAAATATAATCGCTGAGACTTAGTGAATTTTTTCAAAAATTATCTCCAGATCTTCGGGTGGGACAACACCAAATTCATGAGTAAACCAGTGGTAACAAACTTTATTATCAATAACCAATAGCATTGTTTTCTCTTTTATTTGAAAACCCTCACCAATTCCCTTTCCTATAAAGCGTTTTTTTCGCCAATATACGTATGCTTCAAGCCAATTATTTTTAGCAATGGCGGATAACTCATCAATTGAAGGACGCATATATTCAATCACTAATTTTCGCCCGCTAATGCCTGTATTATTACAATGCTTGCAGCCATCACGATTAATAACGGAAACATCTTTTTGATATTTACCCAAAACCACAGTTTCCGTTTTTTTACAATGAGAACATAAAAGAGGCATTAATTTTTGGCATTGTAACCCAGCTATAAAACCAGGCGTACAAAGTTTATCACCAGCGATCCCTAAAGCAGATAACCGTTGTAATAAAGTGACAATACTTCCCGCATGTACTGTTGTGAAACAATAGTGGCCACTTTCAACGGCGCCGGATAACGCATTAGCTGAAATTTTGTCACGAATTTCCCCTATCATTAGAACATCAGGGTCACGTCGTAATGCAGACTTTATCGCTGAGTGAAACCCCCCTCCGTCGACATCTAATACTGAGCTTTGCTTTGTTCCATAGATATAATATTCAACAGGATCTTCGACCGTTAAAAAGCAACCTTTATTATTAAAGCGGTTTATTTGTAGCCATTCCATCACTGTTTTAAGTGTTGTCGATTTTCCTGAACCTGTTGTACCAGCAATAAAATATGCACCGTAGGGGTTACTCAAAATTGTTTTAATATCATCGATTTCAATTTCTGACAGCCCTGTGTTTTCAAGTCTAGGGTTTGGATTAGTATCAATAGATGCAGGAATTATCCGCAGAACACAGTGATAACAATCACTGCTTTCGCCAAAAATTGGAAAATGTGCATATCTAAAACGGTATTTTTTACCTTGTAAATCATAAAGGATATTTGCACTTTGTGGTTGTTGACGATTCCATGTTGTTTCTTTA
The window above is part of the Providencia sp. R33 genome. Proteins encoded here:
- a CDS encoding ATPase, T2SS/T4P/T4SS family — encoded protein: MNLPVDFICLNNIENGIKAIEKCQFNILEKDLVTVNYNNKKYLIINKFDINSLANHYMDLHYAMSVYKKKINGFMLSSEAQYYQIIENVTRATSNNILLETSHVQKELESLLQIAVDTGASDLHITRGDVISKIEFRVNGSLILYSQMTSASCDELVFVLYNVEATTKETTWNRQQPQSANILYDLQGKKYRFRYAHFPIFGESSDCYHCVLRIIPASIDTNPNPRLENTGLSEIEIDDIKTILSNPYGAYFIAGTTGSGKSTTLKTVMEWLQINRFNNKGCFLTVEDPVEYYIYGTKQSSVLDVDGGGFHSAIKSALRRDPDVLMIGEIRDKISANALSGAVESGHYCFTTVHAGSIVTLLQRLSALGIAGDKLCTPGFIAGLQCQKLMPLLCSHCKKTETVVLGKYQKDVSVINRDGCKHCNNTGISGRKLVIEYMRPSIDELSAIAKNNWLEAYVYWRKKRFIGKGIGEGFQIKEKTMLLVIDNKVCYHWFTHEFGVVPPEDLEIIFEKIH
- a CDS encoding type II secretion system F family protein, with the translated sequence MKKFTKSQRLYLYQFCADMINSNLPLYDSIIKLKKEGGTVIGKGFLKKLNFLLDKMANKESIASVFDGMVPKNELSLIYAAEKSGALANGFTSIIDVIKYKDQLMAKVIKSMTFPMIMLVLSLIVIAGYSLKVFPAFERVLPVSRWPAVTSSLYKFGLALYDGLWIYMLIFLIIVTVIVRIIMANLTGLIRDKFVDKIIPFSTFKQLNASIVLNSLSGMLKNKIPINDALTILSLNANRWLKFHIKIMQINMAKGMNYGDALNTGLLNVHELLNISLYSALPSFHEVLTSVSEKSKVNINDKMDKLAALLKSLSTLILGGCVIWIFIALFSLSDQLSKMSQM
- a CDS encoding prepilin peptidase, with product MGSFINVVIYRLPVMVFNCGESETMTLSFPSSHCPHCKNKVYKRDNIPIISWFILSGKCRHCYNKISKVYPFSEFIFGVIFSGLIWAFYPSCALMPLILFLGLFSICYAIIFIDLKWYIIPDELNYLLIWLGLLGSVMNWTSVSPTHAVLGCIIIWLLIKSVMKLFKWATGKEGMGDGDAKLFSACASFIGVVQIHWLILFSALFGLLIFFTVKCFNYVPDRGKYAVYYKIDEKYHIPFGPAICLAVLLLYFYNEII